A genomic window from Tolypothrix sp. PCC 7910 includes:
- a CDS encoding TrkA family potassium uptake protein — translation MYSRPEQKYQRIQKELMAGAIALGCVFIIGTLWYSLVEGWSWEDAAYMTVITLATVGYGETHPLGSRGRLFTIALILMGVINIGYIVNRFTEAVIQGYFQEGIRLRQQRRLMESLSGHYIICGFSRTGRQIAKEFRAEGVTFVVIDSELESVQRAQTEGYVVYQGDATLDDSLLKVGIERAICIVAALPSDAENLYTVLSAKTLNPAIRAIARASTEEALQKLQRAGADAVISPYITGGKRMAAAALRPQILDFVDGILTGTDRQLYMEEFLLDPAFCPFVGQSLQKAKLRSQTGALVLAIRRLDGNLIGGPTGDTVLMPGDTLICMGTAEQLQSLNQILGPIVSKKLRKPKNS, via the coding sequence GTGTACTCAAGGCCTGAGCAAAAATATCAACGTATCCAAAAGGAGTTGATGGCAGGAGCGATCGCTCTTGGTTGTGTTTTCATAATTGGGACTTTGTGGTACAGCCTGGTAGAGGGGTGGTCATGGGAAGATGCTGCTTATATGACCGTAATTACGCTGGCAACTGTGGGATATGGCGAAACACACCCTTTAGGCAGTCGCGGAAGATTATTTACTATCGCCTTAATTTTGATGGGTGTAATCAATATCGGTTACATTGTCAATAGATTTACAGAAGCCGTAATTCAGGGCTACTTTCAAGAAGGAATTCGACTACGGCAACAGAGGCGGTTAATGGAATCGTTATCAGGACATTACATTATTTGTGGATTTAGTCGGACAGGTCGCCAAATCGCCAAAGAATTTCGGGCTGAAGGTGTAACTTTTGTTGTTATTGATTCTGAACTGGAATCTGTGCAAAGGGCGCAAACGGAAGGTTATGTAGTATACCAAGGAGATGCAACACTAGATGACTCGCTCTTGAAGGTAGGCATAGAAAGAGCGATTTGTATTGTTGCGGCATTACCTTCAGACGCAGAAAATTTATATACAGTATTATCAGCGAAAACCCTGAACCCAGCAATTCGGGCGATCGCAAGAGCAAGTACAGAAGAAGCTTTGCAGAAGTTACAACGCGCTGGTGCAGATGCGGTGATTTCTCCCTATATCACTGGCGGTAAGAGAATGGCCGCAGCCGCCCTCCGACCCCAGATTTTAGATTTTGTGGATGGTATTCTCACTGGTACAGACCGCCAGCTTTACATGGAAGAATTTTTGCTTGACCCAGCTTTTTGCCCTTTTGTCGGACAAAGCCTGCAAAAAGCAAAACTGCGATCGCAAACTGGGGCGTTAGTTCTCGCTATTCGCCGCCTTGATGGTAACTTAATTGGTGGCCCTACAGGTGACACTGTTTTAATGCCTGGAGATACCTTGATCTGTATGGGTACAGCAGAACAATTGCAAAGTCTTAACCAAATTCTCGGGCCCATTGTTTCTAAAAAACTGCGTAAGCCAAAAAATAGTTAA